Proteins from a genomic interval of Arthrobacter sp. CAN_C5:
- a CDS encoding ABC-F family ATP-binding cassette domain-containing protein, translating into MTASLVAKDLSGGHAHRTLFSGLNLTIAPGDVIGVVGANGAGKSTLLRLLAGADTPLGGTVTTTPTDAFVGWLPQEHDRLPGETIEGYLGRRTGTTAATAAMEAAADALASGTSAANDAYGAALDRWMACGAADLTERIPPVLAELGLTLGLDTPMTGLSGGQAARVALAALLLSRFDIVLLDEPTNDLDLAGLARLEEFVRGLRGGVVLVSHDREFMARCITTVVELDLAQGSVAVYDGGYDAFLEERAVARRHAREAYEEFADKKADLVSRARTQREWSSQGVRNAMKKSPDNDKIRRRASMESSEKQAQKVRQMESRISRLDEVAEPRKEWQLQFSIGQAPRSSSVVATLNRAVVRRGGFTLGPVSLQVNAGDRIGITGPNGAGKSTLLALLLGQLVPDDGGAALGASVAVGEIDQARGVFAGTEKLGDAFEALVPSLNRAEVRTLLAKFGLKADQVGGTVASLSPGERTRAALALLQSRGVNLLVLDEPTNHLDLPAIEQLEEALEHYDGALLLVSHDRRLLENVRLDTRWTVAGGKVSAS; encoded by the coding sequence GTGACTGCTTCCCTCGTGGCAAAGGACCTCTCCGGAGGACACGCCCACCGCACCCTCTTCTCCGGCCTGAATCTGACGATCGCGCCCGGCGACGTCATTGGCGTGGTCGGTGCGAATGGCGCCGGCAAGTCCACGCTGCTCAGGCTCCTCGCCGGGGCAGACACTCCCCTGGGCGGCACGGTCACCACCACCCCCACGGACGCCTTCGTGGGGTGGCTGCCGCAGGAGCACGACCGACTGCCCGGCGAAACCATTGAGGGCTATCTGGGACGCCGGACCGGGACGACGGCGGCAACCGCGGCCATGGAGGCCGCCGCCGACGCGCTGGCCTCCGGTACCAGCGCCGCGAACGACGCCTACGGGGCAGCCCTGGACCGCTGGATGGCGTGCGGCGCGGCGGACCTCACCGAACGCATCCCGCCCGTCCTCGCGGAGCTGGGCCTGACCCTCGGCCTCGATACGCCGATGACCGGCCTGTCCGGCGGGCAGGCCGCCCGGGTGGCGCTGGCCGCACTGCTGCTGAGCCGATTCGACATCGTCCTGCTGGATGAGCCCACCAACGATCTCGATCTGGCGGGACTGGCCCGCCTGGAGGAGTTTGTGCGGGGCCTGCGGGGCGGCGTCGTCCTGGTCTCCCACGACCGCGAGTTTATGGCACGCTGCATCACCACCGTGGTGGAACTGGACCTCGCGCAGGGCAGTGTCGCCGTGTACGACGGCGGCTATGACGCGTTCCTCGAGGAACGCGCCGTGGCAAGGCGCCACGCGCGGGAGGCGTACGAGGAGTTCGCTGACAAGAAGGCCGATCTGGTCTCCCGTGCCCGCACCCAGCGGGAATGGAGCTCCCAGGGTGTCCGGAACGCGATGAAGAAGAGTCCGGACAATGACAAGATCCGGCGCCGGGCGTCCATGGAGTCCTCGGAGAAGCAGGCGCAGAAGGTCCGCCAGATGGAATCACGGATTTCCCGTCTTGATGAGGTGGCCGAACCGCGCAAGGAGTGGCAGCTGCAATTCAGCATCGGTCAGGCCCCCCGCTCCAGCTCGGTGGTGGCGACCCTGAACCGCGCGGTGGTGCGCCGCGGCGGGTTCACCCTCGGGCCGGTATCACTGCAGGTCAACGCCGGAGACCGGATTGGGATCACCGGCCCCAACGGTGCCGGGAAATCCACTCTGCTGGCCTTGCTGCTGGGCCAACTGGTTCCCGACGACGGCGGTGCGGCCCTGGGAGCGAGTGTTGCCGTCGGCGAGATCGACCAGGCGCGCGGCGTGTTTGCGGGGACCGAGAAGCTCGGCGATGCCTTCGAGGCGCTGGTGCCCAGCCTGAACCGCGCCGAAGTCAGGACCCTCCTCGCGAAGTTTGGGCTCAAGGCCGACCAGGTCGGCGGCACGGTGGCCAGCCTGTCCCCCGGTGAACGCACCCGGGCAGCGCTCGCACTGCTCCAGTCCCGCGGGGTGAACCTGCTGGTGCTGGACGAGCCGACCAACCATCTGGACCTACCGGCCATCGAACAGCTGGAGGAAGCGCTGGAACACTACGACGGCGCACTGCTCCTGGTCTCGCACGATCGCCGGCTGCTCGAGAACGTGCGGCTGGATACCCGGTGGACGGTCGCCGGTGGGAAGGTCAGCGCCAGCTAA
- a CDS encoding peptidoglycan bridge formation glycyltransferase FemA/FemB family protein gives MTLSVVQCTDASRWDASVNALLGHPQQLWGWGQTKASHGWSVDRVLVQDGGELVGSAQLLLRKLPLPFRALAYCPRGPQTLPGREAEVLAALEVYARRAHRPVALSIEPDWEADAAPARALAGAGWRSTKSTILIGRTLILDLTLSEDELLAAMSKKHRQYIRKSGREDLQYREVTRAELPACLAVYRQTAERAGFGIHEDPYYLDIFDNLGSASPVYAAFQGDDVVAFLWLSASDHTVFELYGGMTAAGEHLRANYALKWLAIQAMRERGAARYDFNGLLNDGVSKFKMGWAKHENQLAGTWDKPLSPLYPVYARAMPLARDGLRFAQSTAARVKATLISGIPGRSQAR, from the coding sequence ATGACCCTTTCTGTTGTGCAGTGCACCGACGCGTCCCGGTGGGACGCCTCCGTCAACGCCTTGCTTGGGCATCCCCAGCAGCTCTGGGGATGGGGCCAGACCAAGGCCAGCCATGGCTGGAGCGTCGACCGTGTCCTGGTGCAGGACGGCGGCGAACTCGTAGGATCAGCCCAGCTGCTGCTGCGGAAGCTGCCCCTGCCGTTCCGTGCGCTGGCCTACTGCCCGCGCGGACCGCAGACCCTCCCCGGACGGGAAGCGGAGGTGCTGGCCGCGCTGGAGGTCTACGCGCGCCGCGCCCATCGGCCGGTGGCGCTGAGCATCGAGCCGGACTGGGAGGCTGACGCCGCCCCGGCACGCGCCCTCGCTGGTGCGGGCTGGCGCAGCACCAAGAGCACCATCCTGATCGGGCGGACCCTCATTCTCGACCTCACCCTCAGCGAGGATGAACTGCTGGCCGCGATGAGCAAGAAGCACCGGCAGTACATCAGGAAGTCCGGGCGGGAGGACCTCCAGTACCGGGAAGTGACCCGCGCGGAACTTCCCGCCTGCCTCGCGGTCTACCGGCAGACCGCCGAACGTGCCGGGTTCGGCATCCATGAGGACCCCTACTACCTGGACATCTTCGACAACCTGGGAAGCGCGTCGCCCGTCTACGCGGCGTTCCAGGGCGACGACGTCGTGGCGTTCCTCTGGCTCTCGGCCAGCGACCATACCGTGTTCGAACTTTACGGCGGGATGACCGCCGCGGGTGAACACCTCCGCGCCAACTACGCGCTGAAGTGGCTGGCCATCCAGGCGATGAGGGAGCGCGGGGCGGCGCGCTATGACTTCAACGGGCTGCTGAACGACGGTGTCTCCAAGTTCAAAATGGGCTGGGCCAAGCACGAGAACCAGCTCGCCGGCACCTGGGACAAACCCCTCTCACCCCTCTACCCTGTGTATGCCCGGGCGATGCCGCTGGCCCGCGACGGGTTACGCTTCGCGCAGTCCACCGCGGCCAGGGTCAAGGCGACACTGATCTCAGGGATTCCGGGCCGGTCCCAGGCCCGCTGA
- the glpX gene encoding class II fructose-bisphosphatase produces the protein MSNTAKSAQYSTLSRALAVGDDEPDRNLALELVRVTEAAAIAGGHWVGYGDKLKADGAAVDAMRSLLSTVHFNGVVVIGEGEKDEAPMLFNGERVGDGSGPECDVAVDPIDGTRLTALGINNAIAVLAVAERGTMFDPSAVFYMEKLVTGPEAADMVDLRLPVKQNLHLIAKAKGKSVNQVTVMILDRDRHRPLVDEIRAAGARTKFIMDGDVAGAIAAAREGTDVDALMGIGGTPEGIVAACAIKSLGGVIQGRLWPTSDEEKQKALDAGHDLDRVMSTSDLVTSDNCYFAATGITDGDLVRGVRYNKGKVLTQSIVMRSKSGTIRVVDGEHQAHKWESYARLK, from the coding sequence GTGTCTAACACCGCCAAATCAGCCCAGTACTCAACGCTCTCGCGCGCCCTCGCCGTCGGCGACGACGAGCCGGACCGCAACCTTGCGCTGGAACTGGTGCGCGTGACCGAAGCCGCAGCGATTGCCGGGGGCCACTGGGTCGGCTACGGGGACAAGCTCAAAGCCGACGGTGCGGCGGTGGACGCCATGCGCTCCCTGCTCTCCACCGTCCACTTCAACGGCGTGGTGGTCATCGGTGAGGGCGAGAAGGATGAAGCCCCGATGCTGTTCAATGGCGAGCGGGTGGGCGACGGCAGCGGACCGGAGTGCGACGTCGCCGTCGACCCGATCGACGGGACCCGGCTGACGGCCCTCGGCATCAACAATGCAATCGCCGTTTTGGCAGTCGCCGAGCGCGGCACCATGTTCGACCCCTCCGCCGTGTTCTACATGGAGAAACTGGTCACCGGGCCCGAGGCCGCCGACATGGTCGACCTGCGCCTGCCTGTCAAACAAAACCTGCACCTGATCGCGAAGGCCAAGGGGAAGTCGGTCAACCAGGTCACCGTCATGATCCTGGACCGCGACCGTCACCGTCCGCTCGTCGACGAGATTCGCGCCGCCGGTGCGCGCACCAAGTTCATCATGGACGGGGACGTGGCCGGGGCCATTGCCGCGGCCCGTGAGGGCACCGACGTCGACGCCCTGATGGGAATCGGCGGCACCCCCGAGGGGATCGTGGCCGCCTGCGCCATCAAGTCCCTCGGCGGCGTCATCCAGGGCCGCCTGTGGCCCACCAGCGACGAGGAAAAGCAGAAGGCGCTCGACGCCGGCCACGACCTCGACCGGGTGATGTCCACCTCCGACCTCGTGACCAGCGACAACTGCTACTTCGCAGCGACCGGCATCACCGATGGCGACCTGGTGCGCGGCGTGCGTTACAACAAGGGCAAGGTCCTCACCCAGTCCATCGTGATGCGTTCCAAGTCCGGAACCATCCGCGTGGTCGATGGCGAGCACCAGGCTCATAAGTGGGAAAGCTACGCCCGCCTGAAGTAG
- a CDS encoding DUF4245 domain-containing protein, translating to MSTPQPGSSNNPADSDPRPDADPQFTPVLTKKQAKRANSTVIGMLIAIAATFGLVLPVLLLNPTHTAETYARDIDVQNVSAEAADIAGYVPLAPDLPDGWTSNFARWNPGGSDGVPFWEVGYLTPGRQFIQLTQTDNANPTWTAQRLDGAQLSGQRTIETLDWELFDSSSGDSFLTSETDDFTLILNGTADLAEFDVLGAALIDELSAS from the coding sequence GTGAGCACCCCCCAGCCCGGATCATCCAACAATCCCGCCGACAGCGACCCCCGTCCCGACGCTGACCCGCAGTTCACGCCTGTCCTCACCAAGAAGCAGGCGAAGCGGGCCAACTCCACCGTGATCGGCATGCTCATCGCGATCGCCGCGACCTTCGGCCTTGTCCTCCCGGTGCTGTTGCTCAACCCGACCCATACCGCTGAGACCTACGCCCGGGACATCGACGTTCAGAACGTCTCAGCCGAGGCCGCTGACATTGCCGGCTATGTGCCACTGGCACCCGATCTGCCGGACGGCTGGACCTCCAACTTTGCCCGGTGGAACCCGGGCGGCAGTGACGGCGTCCCCTTCTGGGAGGTCGGCTACCTCACCCCCGGACGGCAGTTCATCCAGCTCACCCAGACCGACAACGCGAACCCCACCTGGACCGCCCAGCGTCTCGACGGCGCCCAGCTCTCGGGCCAGCGCACCATCGAAACCCTCGACTGGGAGCTGTTCGACTCCTCATCAGGGGATTCCTTCCTGACCTCCGAGACCGACGATTTCACCCTGATCCTCAATGGCACCGCCGACCTCGCCGAGTTCGATGTGCTCGGCGCCGCGCTCATCGACGAACTCTCTGCGTCATAG
- a CDS encoding carbonic anhydrase, with protein sequence MDHQLTPADAWQRLREGNQRFVTGTSSHPNQDALHRASLVETQHPFAVIFGCSDSRLAAEIIFDLGLGDIFVVRTAGQVIDDAVLGSLEFSVGVLNVPLIVVLGHDRCGAVSATIESLDSGVMPVGFLRELVERITPSVLTSRRNGVTDLNATVVEHIKQTSKRMVDSSRVIADAVEKGSTAVMGVTYRLEDGKAEIVSGIGDL encoded by the coding sequence GTGGACCACCAACTGACTCCTGCCGATGCCTGGCAGCGACTACGCGAAGGAAACCAGCGGTTCGTCACGGGGACGTCCTCGCATCCGAACCAGGACGCATTGCACCGGGCCTCCCTGGTCGAGACCCAGCACCCGTTCGCCGTCATCTTCGGCTGCTCGGACTCCCGGCTGGCCGCTGAGATCATTTTCGACCTGGGCCTGGGCGACATCTTCGTGGTGCGCACCGCCGGCCAGGTCATCGACGACGCCGTCCTGGGCTCCCTTGAGTTCAGTGTCGGTGTGCTGAACGTGCCGTTGATCGTGGTGCTCGGCCACGATCGCTGTGGTGCCGTATCGGCCACCATTGAGTCCCTCGACTCCGGCGTGATGCCGGTGGGCTTCCTCCGTGAACTCGTGGAGCGGATCACACCGTCGGTCCTCACATCCCGCCGCAACGGGGTTACCGATCTCAACGCGACGGTTGTCGAGCACATCAAACAGACCTCGAAGCGCATGGTCGACTCGTCGCGGGTCATTGCCGACGCCGTCGAGAAGGGCTCAACAGCCGTGATGGGTGTGACCTACCGGCTGGAGGACGGCAAGGCCGAGATCGTCTCCGGCATCGGCGATCTGTAG
- a CDS encoding class II fumarate hydratase — translation MTQSPGSDAEFRIEHDTMGEVRVPVNALYRAQTQRAVENFPISGTRLERAHIEALARIKKAAATANAELGVLDDERARAIEAAAEEVAQGHYDGDFPIDIYQTGSGTSSNMNINEVIATLATRALAAAGSETTVHPNDHVNASQSSNDVFPTSVHVAAASALTKDLVPALEYLAASLERKADEFKTVVKSGRTHLMDATPVTLGQEFGGYAAQMRYGVERIHASLPRVAEVPLGGTAVGTGINTPAGFPARVIELLASDTGLPLTEARDHFEAQANRDGLVEVSGMLRTIAVSLTKINNDLRWLGSGPNTGLGEIALPDLQPGSSIMPGKVNPVICEAVIMVCAQVMGNDATVAISGTNGAFELNVGIPVIARNVLESVRLLSTSTRVMADKMIDGITANEERARFLAEASPSIVTPLNKYIGYENAAKIAKKAVAEGLTVREAVVALGFVERGELTEQQLDDSLDVLSMTRPPQ, via the coding sequence ATGACTCAATCGCCTGGATCCGACGCCGAATTCCGTATTGAACACGACACGATGGGCGAGGTCCGGGTTCCGGTCAACGCCCTGTACCGTGCGCAAACCCAACGCGCCGTGGAGAACTTCCCCATCTCCGGCACCCGCCTGGAGCGCGCCCACATCGAAGCACTGGCACGGATCAAGAAGGCCGCCGCCACTGCCAACGCCGAGCTGGGAGTGCTCGACGACGAGCGTGCCCGTGCCATCGAGGCCGCCGCCGAGGAAGTCGCCCAGGGCCACTACGACGGCGACTTCCCGATCGACATCTACCAGACCGGCTCCGGCACGTCGTCGAACATGAACATCAACGAGGTCATCGCCACCCTGGCGACCCGCGCCCTCGCCGCCGCGGGCAGCGAAACCACTGTTCACCCGAACGACCACGTCAACGCCTCCCAGTCCTCCAACGATGTGTTCCCCACCTCGGTGCATGTGGCCGCTGCGTCAGCGCTAACGAAGGACCTGGTGCCCGCACTGGAATACCTGGCCGCATCGCTGGAACGCAAGGCCGACGAGTTCAAGACCGTCGTCAAGTCCGGCCGCACCCACCTGATGGACGCCACGCCGGTCACCCTCGGCCAGGAGTTCGGCGGCTACGCCGCGCAGATGCGCTACGGCGTCGAGCGCATCCACGCCTCCCTCCCCCGGGTCGCCGAAGTACCCCTGGGCGGCACCGCCGTCGGCACCGGCATCAACACCCCGGCCGGATTCCCGGCGCGGGTCATCGAACTCCTCGCCAGCGACACCGGGTTGCCCCTGACCGAGGCACGCGACCACTTCGAGGCGCAGGCCAACCGTGACGGCCTCGTCGAGGTGTCGGGGATGCTGCGGACCATCGCCGTATCGCTGACCAAGATCAACAACGATCTGCGCTGGCTGGGCTCCGGCCCCAACACGGGCCTCGGCGAGATCGCCCTGCCCGACCTGCAGCCGGGGTCATCAATCATGCCCGGCAAGGTCAACCCGGTCATCTGCGAAGCGGTCATCATGGTGTGCGCCCAGGTGATGGGCAACGACGCCACCGTTGCCATTTCCGGCACCAACGGCGCGTTCGAACTCAACGTCGGCATCCCCGTCATCGCCCGCAACGTCCTGGAATCGGTGCGGCTCCTGAGCACCTCCACCCGGGTGATGGCCGACAAGATGATCGACGGCATCACCGCCAACGAGGAACGGGCCCGGTTCCTCGCCGAGGCCTCCCCCTCGATCGTGACCCCGTTGAACAAGTACATCGGCTACGAGAATGCCGCAAAGATCGCCAAGAAGGCAGTGGCTGAGGGACTGACGGTCCGGGAGGCCGTCGTCGCCCTCGGGTTTGTGGAGCGCGGTGAACTCACCGAACAGCAGTTGGATGACTCACTCGACGTCCTGTCGATGACCCGCCCGCCGCAGTAA
- a CDS encoding helix-turn-helix domain-containing protein, producing MLENTRSAICDTARRLTIDKGLSGFTVEELCEQVGISRRTFFNYFPPRKTRCLATARTISQKT from the coding sequence TTGCTCGAAAACACCCGATCAGCGATCTGCGACACCGCCCGCCGGCTGACCATCGACAAGGGCCTCAGCGGGTTCACCGTCGAAGAGCTCTGCGAGCAGGTCGGCATTTCCCGGCGCACCTTCTTCAACTACTTCCCACCAAGGAAGACGCGGTGCTTGGCCACAGCGAGGACCATCAGCCAAAAGACCTGA
- a CDS encoding NUDIX domain-containing protein → MPTPDYVLSLREKIGHAPLWLPGVGGVVFDDDGRVLLGKRTDNGQWTVITGMLEPGEEPAPGIVREILEETGVVVRVEHLIRVEVVGPVTFPNGDVCTFLTTDFSCRYVSGEARVNDDESTDVQWFPIDDLPELNARHRQLIESARTADGVPHFVS, encoded by the coding sequence ATGCCGACCCCTGACTATGTCCTGTCCCTCCGCGAGAAGATCGGGCACGCACCGCTCTGGCTGCCCGGCGTCGGCGGCGTGGTGTTCGACGACGACGGCAGGGTGCTGCTCGGCAAACGCACCGACAACGGGCAGTGGACGGTGATCACCGGAATGCTCGAGCCCGGCGAGGAACCGGCGCCGGGGATCGTGCGGGAAATCCTTGAGGAAACCGGGGTGGTGGTACGGGTGGAGCATCTGATCCGGGTGGAGGTGGTGGGTCCGGTGACCTTCCCCAACGGAGACGTGTGCACCTTCCTTACGACCGACTTCAGCTGCCGGTACGTCTCGGGGGAGGCCCGTGTGAACGACGACGAGTCCACCGACGTGCAGTGGTTCCCCATCGACGACCTCCCGGAGTTGAACGCCCGGCACCGCCAGCTCATCGAGTCCGCCCGCACGGCTGACGGGGTTCCCCACTTCGTCAGCTAG
- a CDS encoding A24 family peptidase: protein MIEIIARYAAGSSLAALVLALAVGVLLAVGLRLAVVDLRTHRLPNRIIFPTYPVAAVLLGMSALIAGEPARVLSMLTGAVLLWLLYFMLRVAYPAGMGFGDVKLAGLLGLYLGFAGWGYLLWGAFAAFCLGGLWGLALIASRRGTLRSAIPFGPFMIGGAVLVLALPSLG from the coding sequence ATGATCGAGATCATCGCCCGGTACGCCGCCGGGAGCTCGCTGGCGGCCCTGGTTCTCGCCCTGGCAGTGGGTGTCCTGCTGGCGGTGGGGCTCCGGCTCGCCGTCGTCGATCTTCGCACCCACCGGTTGCCGAATCGAATCATCTTCCCTACCTACCCGGTCGCCGCGGTGCTCCTGGGGATGAGTGCCCTGATCGCCGGAGAGCCAGCGCGGGTGCTCTCCATGCTCACCGGAGCGGTGCTGCTCTGGCTGCTCTACTTCATGCTGCGGGTCGCCTACCCGGCGGGAATGGGCTTCGGGGACGTCAAGCTCGCCGGCCTGCTGGGGCTGTATCTCGGTTTCGCCGGGTGGGGATACCTGCTGTGGGGGGCGTTCGCAGCGTTCTGCCTCGGCGGGCTGTGGGGGTTGGCCCTGATTGCCAGCCGTCGCGGCACCCTGAGGTCGGCGATTCCGTTTGGCCCGTTCATGATCGGCGGCGCGGTGCTGGTCCTGGCGCTCCCGTCGCTAGGCTGA
- a CDS encoding PhoH family protein, producing the protein MTRTDTPQRSFDSDHSLPSTATTKARTSTDDEVILAEAGLSSVESLGSRSYVVDTSVLLSDPRAILRFAEHEVILPIVVISELEAKRNDPELGFFARKALRLLDDLRVQHHGLNQAIPLGEEGGTLRVELNHISTEVLPAGFRSSDNDSRILAVAKNLSDEGRNVTVVSKDLPMRVKASAMGLKADEYRSELVTDSGWTGVAELDVAEADVTTLYDHQPVFLPAAAEMPANTGLVMHSPRGSALGRVGADKQVRLVRGDRDVFGLHGRSAEQRLAIDLLMDPEVGIVSLGGRAGTGKSALALCAGLEAVLERREHRKVVVFRPLYAVGGQELGYLPGSESEKMNPWAQAVFDTLGALVSQEVVEEVMDRGMLEVLPLTHIRGRSLHDSFVIVDEAQSLEKNVLLTVMSRIGQNSRIVLTHDVAQRDNLRVGRHDGIAAVVETLKGHPLFGHITLTRSERSPIAALVTELLEGAEI; encoded by the coding sequence ATGACAAGAACTGATACCCCGCAGCGTTCATTTGACTCAGACCACAGCCTCCCATCCACTGCCACCACGAAGGCCCGCACCAGCACTGATGATGAAGTCATCCTTGCCGAGGCGGGCCTTTCGTCTGTCGAGAGCCTCGGCAGCCGTAGCTACGTGGTGGACACCTCGGTACTGCTCTCGGATCCGCGGGCAATCCTGAGGTTCGCCGAACACGAGGTGATCTTGCCGATCGTGGTGATCAGCGAGCTGGAGGCCAAACGTAACGACCCCGAGCTGGGCTTCTTCGCGCGCAAGGCGCTTCGGTTGCTCGATGATTTGCGGGTGCAGCACCATGGGCTCAACCAGGCGATCCCTCTCGGGGAAGAGGGCGGAACGCTGCGGGTCGAGTTGAACCATATTTCCACCGAGGTGCTGCCCGCTGGCTTCAGAAGTTCAGACAACGATTCACGGATCCTTGCCGTAGCCAAGAACCTCTCGGACGAGGGCAGGAACGTCACTGTCGTCTCGAAGGACCTGCCGATGCGGGTCAAGGCCTCGGCGATGGGCCTGAAGGCCGACGAGTACCGGAGCGAACTGGTCACCGATTCCGGCTGGACCGGGGTCGCCGAGCTGGATGTGGCCGAGGCTGACGTCACCACACTCTACGACCACCAGCCGGTCTTCCTTCCGGCGGCCGCCGAGATGCCGGCCAACACCGGACTGGTGATGCACTCCCCGCGGGGGTCCGCCCTGGGTCGGGTCGGTGCGGACAAGCAGGTGCGTCTGGTCCGGGGCGACCGGGACGTCTTTGGCCTCCACGGCCGGTCAGCCGAGCAGCGGCTCGCTATTGACCTGCTGATGGATCCGGAGGTGGGGATCGTCTCGCTGGGCGGGCGCGCCGGGACCGGAAAATCGGCGCTGGCCCTCTGCGCTGGTCTGGAGGCAGTCTTGGAACGCCGTGAACACCGGAAAGTGGTGGTCTTCAGGCCGCTGTACGCCGTCGGTGGCCAGGAGCTGGGGTACCTGCCCGGCAGTGAGAGCGAAAAGATGAATCCCTGGGCGCAAGCCGTCTTCGACACGCTGGGTGCCCTCGTTTCCCAGGAGGTGGTGGAGGAAGTGATGGACCGCGGCATGCTCGAGGTGCTCCCGCTCACCCACATCAGGGGCCGTAGCCTGCACGATTCGTTCGTTATTGTCGACGAAGCCCAGTCACTGGAGAAAAATGTCCTTCTCACGGTGATGAGCAGGATCGGGCAGAACTCGAGGATTGTCCTGACCCACGATGTGGCTCAGCGCGACAACCTGCGGGTGGGGCGCCACGACGGGATTGCGGCGGTGGTCGAAACTCTGAAGGGACATCCGCTGTTCGGCCACATCACTCTCACCCGGTCGGAGCGGTCGCCAATCGCCGCGCTCGTCACCGAGCTTCTGGAGGGCGCCGAAATCTAG